In Sporomusaceae bacterium, the genomic stretch TTTGACCGGCGTATCGGCGCCGTGTTCTTTAATGGCTTTTTCCAGCAGGATCTGGGCGTAGCTGGTGGCGATGATCGCCCCGTCGTAAGTTGCCTTGAAGAGCACTGTAGACATCTTTTTGTTCCCTCCCTTTCCTACTGGGCTTCGCTCGCGGCGTATTTGGCCCTGGCCTCGCTGCGGATGCGCAGCTTCCAGGTGCGGTCGCCAAGAGCGGCCAGCAACTTGTCGGTGCCTTTGCGGTAATCGGGTTCCATTATGAAGTAGCCGCCGAAAACGTCTTCAGCGATGCGGGTGACGACGCCGTGCACCAGCTCGCTGCCGGTGGTAGGGGCGACGACGCCGATATGGACCGGAACGCCCATGGAGACGAACCATGCGCCGATGGCTACGGCTTTTTCGGACATTGGCTCGGGGGCCGAAGCCACGAAAGGCACCTCGGGGGTATCGACGCCGAGTTCGTTGGCCATCATGGTCAGAAGGTCGACTGCCCGCGAGTTGTCGACGCACGAGCCCATGTGGAAGATGAGGGGCAGCTCAGTTTTAAGATCGGCTTTGGCGCCGATGCGCTTGAGGAAAGCTTTGAGGCCGGGTCCGGCATAGGCATCGACCGCCTCGCCGGTCAGCAGGCCGGCCATGGCGTACGCCTGGGATGCGCAGCCAGTGCCGATCATGAACACATCGGCGGCTGCCATCTGTTTGGCGATCTCCAGGTGATTTTCGTTGTGGGTGCCTTTGAGGTTGTTGCAGCCGGCAAACAGGGCAACGCCTTTGAGCTCGCCGGCCTTGATGGCGTCGGTCAGCACGCTGATCGGGTTTTCCGGGTTGACGGCGGCGAAGAGGTCCAGAAGCGCCTCCATGCTGAAGCCGGCGACCACTTTGTTTTTCTGATCGGACAGGCTGACCTTGTTGGGGTCGCGCTGTTTGTAGGATTCGATGGCCAAACGGATAATGGCCTTGGCACTGTCGGCGGCGTGCTCCTCGTCGAACTCGAAGTGGTAAGAGCCGGGTATTTTGCTGATAGGCATGGTGGTGATGATCTTGGTGTGGAAACACTCGGCCAGGCTGCGAAGGCTGGGCATGATGCACTGGACGTCGACGACGACGGCGTCGACCAGACCGGTCATGATGGCCAGCTCCTGGGTGGCGAAGTTAGTGGCGATAGCTATGCCGGAGCGCATCAGCACCTCGTTGCCGGTGCAGCAGATGCCGGAGAGCTTGAGGCCCTTGGCGCCGGCCGCCTTGGCCTCGTCCTGCATCTCGCGGGCCACGTCGACCACCATCTGGCTGAGCAGCGGGTTGTGGCCGTGCAGACAGATATTGACCATCGCAGGGTCAAGGACGCCGAGGTTGGCCTCGGAGACGGTGGGCTGCGGCGTGCCGAAAA encodes the following:
- the cooS gene encoding anaerobic carbon-monoxide dehydrogenase catalytic subunit, with amino-acid sequence MSEMEFEKATIDPAARAMLVKAKKIGYLTTFDRAKAQEPRCNFGNTGICCRICMQGPCRIIPKKPGANKGICGAQDYTIVARNTVRMIAGGAAAHSDHGRHIANTVLHVAEGKAKDYKITDSAKLLKVAERIGVATAGRQINEIAYDVASAALNDFGRLDDAPCTWIETTVTEGRKRKFKDTTIMPSSINGSIAELLHQTHIGVDSDPINIIFGGLKVALGDYDGEHLATDLSDVLFGTPQPTVSEANLGVLDPAMVNICLHGHNPLLSQMVVDVAREMQDEAKAAGAKGLKLSGICCTGNEVLMRSGIAIATNFATQELAIMTGLVDAVVVDVQCIMPSLRSLAECFHTKIITTMPISKIPGSYHFEFDEEHAADSAKAIIRLAIESYKQRDPNKVSLSDQKNKVVAGFSMEALLDLFAAVNPENPISVLTDAIKAGELKGVALFAGCNNLKGTHNENHLEIAKQMAAADVFMIGTGCASQAYAMAGLLTGEAVDAYAGPGLKAFLKRIGAKADLKTELPLIFHMGSCVDNSRAVDLLTMMANELGVDTPEVPFVASAPEPMSEKAVAIGAWFVSMGVPVHIGVVAPTTGSELVHGVVTRIAEDVFGGYFIMEPDYRKGTDKLLAALGDRTWKLRIRSEARAKYAASEAQ